Below is a genomic region from Cellulomonas sp. P24.
TCGGCCGTGGCCCCGTCAAGCGACGCCCCGTCGAGATCGCCTTCGTGACGCTGCGCCTCGGCGGCTACCTGGCCCTGGTGTTCTGGCTGCTCCCGGTCGGGATGGCGTTCGCGTTCCTCGCCGTACAGTTCGGGATCTTCGGCGTGTACATGGGCGCGAGCTTCGCGCCGAACCACAAGGGCATGCCGATCGTGCCGGCGAACTCACGGATCGACTTCCTGCGCCGTCAGGTGCTCATGAGCCGCAACATCCGCGGCGGTCGGTTCACGGACCTCTTCATGGGTGGCCTGAACTACCAGATCGAGCACCACCTGTTCCCGAGCATGCCGCGACCGAGCCTGCGCAAGGTGCAGCCGATCGTCCGGGAGTTCTGCGACTCGCGGAAGATCACCTACACCGAGACCGGCCTGGTCCAGTCGTACGGGATCGTCGTGCGCTACCTCAACAAGGTCGGGCTCGCCGCCCGCGACCCGTTCCAGTGCCCGCTCACGGCGGAGTTCCGGTCCGCTCGCTGACGCTAAACTCACCGGGTGACTGCGCAGGACTCGACGACGCCCACCCACCCCACCGACACGGCGCCGCAGAGTGGCGGTGAGGTGCCCTTCCGCTACACGAGCGCCCTCGCAGGAGAGCTCGAGCAGCGCTGGCAGGACACCTGGGACGCGCGCGGCACGTTCTTCGCGGCCAACCCGTCGGGACCGCTGACGGACGGCAGCGGCGCGCACGCCAAGACCCAGGGGCGCTCGTTCTTCGTGATGGACATGTTCCCGTACCCGTCCGGCGCCGGCCTGCACGTCGGGCACCCGCTCGGGTACATCGCGACGGACGTCGTCGGGCGGTTCCGGCGGATGCAGGGCGACAACGTGCTGCACGCGCTCGGGTACGACGCCTTCGGCCTCCCGGCCGAGCAGTACGCGGTCCAGACGGGCCAGCACCCCCGAGTCACCACGGAAGCCAACATCGTGACGATGCGGCGTCAGCTGCGACGTCTCGGCCTCGGCCACGACCCGCGACGGACCTTCGCCACCACCGACTCGGACTACGTCCGCTGGACGCAGTGGATCTTCCTGCAGATCTTCGACTCGTGGTACGACGTGGACGCGGTCCGGCCCGACGGTGGCACCGGACGCGCCCGCCCGATCGACGAGCTCGTCGCCGAGTACGCCTCGGGCCGTCGTGCCCTGCCCGAGGACGCCCCGGAGACCACCTGGGACGCCCTGAGCGACGTCGACCGCCGGCGGGTCGTCGACGCGCAGCGGCTCGCCTACGTCTCGGACGCCCCGGTCAACTGGTGCCCGGGCCTGGGCACCGTGCTCGCCAACGAGGAGGTCACCTCCGACGGTCGCAGCGAGCGTGGGAACTACCCGGTGTTCCAGCGCACCTTGCGCCAGTGGAAGATGCGCATCACCGCCTACGCCGACCGTCTCGCCGACGACCTCGACCTGATCGACTGGCCCGAGAAGGTCCGGTCCATGCAGCGGAACTGGATCGGCCGGTCCGAGGGGGCGCGCGTCGTGTTCGACGTCGCCAACGCGACCGAGACCGAGTCGATCGAGGTGTTCACGACGCGCCCCGACACGCTCTTCGGCGCGACGTTCATGGTCGTCGCCCCCGAGCACCCGCTGCTCGACGCCGTGCCGTCTGCCTGGCCCGACGGCACCCGGAGCACCTGGACCGGCGGCCACGGCACCCCCGTCGACGCGGTTGCCGCCTACCGGCGTGAGGCAGCGGCCAAGACTGCCGTCGAGCGTCAGGCCGACGCCAAGCAGAAGACTGGGGTCTTCACCGGCTTCCTCGCGCGCAACCCGGTCAACGGCCAGCTCATCCCGGTGTTCACCGCGGACTACGTGCTGATGGGCTACGGCACCGGCGCGATCATGGCCGTCCCCGGCGGCGACGATCGGGACTTCGCCTTCGCGGAGGCCTTCCACCTCCCGGTCGTGTACACGGTCGCACCGCCCGAGGGGTTCGAGGGCGGCGCGTACACGGGCGACGGCACGACGATCAACTCGTCGAACGACGAGATCAGCCTCGACGGCCTCGGCGTCGACGACGCCAAGCGGTCCGTGATCACGTGGCTCGAGGGACGCGGTGCGGGCACCGGCAGCATCACCTACCGCCTGCGCGACTGGTTGTTCAGCCGGCAGCGGTACTGGGGCGAGCCGTTCCCGATCGTCTACGACGAGAACGACCTGCCGCTCGCCCTGCCGGACGCGCTGCTCCCGGTCGACCTGCCGGACGTCCCCGACTACTCCCCGCGGACCTTCGCACCGGACGACGCGAACTCCTCGCCCGAGCCCCCGCTCGGTCGCAACGAGGACTGGGTGCACGTGACCCTGGACCTGGGTGACGGTCCGCGCGTCTACCGCCGTGACACCAACACGATGCCGAACTGGGCAGGGTCCTGCTGGTACTACCTGCGCTACCTCGACCCGTCGGACTCCGCGCAGGTGGTCTCGCCCGAGCTCGAGGCGTTCTGGATGGGCCCGGACCACAACCCGACGGCCGGGGTCGCCGGCGGCGTGGACCTGTACGTCGGGGGAGTCGAGCACGCCGTCCTGCACCTGCTGTACGCGCGGTTCTGGCACAAGGTGCTGTACGACCTCGGGCACGTCACGAGCCGCGAGCCGTTCCACACGCTGTTCAACCAGGGGTACATCCAGGCGTACGCCTACGCCGACGCGCGCGGGCAGTACGTCCCGGCGGACGAGGTCGTCGAGACCACGGCCGAGGACGGGTCGACGACGTACCGCTGGAACGGCGAGGAGGTGCAGCGCGAGTACGGGAAGATGGGCAAGTCGCTCAAGAACGTCGTGACCCCGGACGACATGTACGACGCCTACGGCGCGGACACGTTCCGTGTCTACGAGATGTCGATGGGCCCGCTGGACGTCTCGCGTCCGTGGGACACGCGGGCCGTCGTCGGGTCGCAGCGTTTCCTGCAGCGGCTGTGGCGCAACGTCGTCGACGAGGCGACCGGTGCACTCGTCGTCACGGATGACGAGCCCACCCTCGAGACGACACGCCTGGTGCACCGCACCATCGCGGACACGACCGTCGAGATGGAGGCGATGCGGGTCAACACCGCGATCGCCAAGCTCATCGTCCTCAACAACCACCTGACGTCGCTCGCCGCGACCCCTCGTGCGGCGGTCGAGCCCCTGGTGCTCATGCTCGCGCCGATCGCCCCGCACATCGCCGAGGAGCTGTGGGAGCGGCTCGGGCACACGGAGTCCCTCGCGCACCACGCGTACCCGGTCGCCGACCCCCAGTACCTGGTCGAGGACACGGTGACCTGCGTCCTGCAGGTGCAGGGCAAGGTGCGTGGCCGGCTCGAGGTCACCCCCGGCATCGCCGAGGACGAGCTCCGCGCGCTCGCGCTCGCCGACCCGGCGGTGCAACGGGCTCTCGATGGCCGGGACGTGCGCACCGTGATCGTCCGGGCACCCAAGCTCGTCAACGTCGTCCCTGCATAGCCGGGTGGTCCCGACGCGCCCGCCGCACGGAGACGTGACCCGAGGATGACCACCGGACCGATCCGGGTCGTCACGGACTCGACGGCGTCGGTGCCGCCGGACCTGGCCGCGCGGTGGGGGCTGACGGTCGTCCCGCTCACAGTCCGGTTCGGAGGGACGCACGGTCTCGAGGGGGTGGACCTGCCGGCAGCGGCGCTCGTCGAGCGGCTCCGCTCGGGTGACCCGGTCACGACGTCCCAGCCCTCTCCCGAGACGTTCGCCCGGGTCTTCGCGGACGCCGCCGACGCCGGTGCCCGGGCGGTGGTCTCGGTCCACCTCTCCGGGGCGCTGTCCGGGACGGTGAGCTCCGCGCAGCTCGGCGCCGAGAGCTGCCGGGTGCCCGTGGACGTGGTCGACTCGCGATCGGTGGCGATGGGTCTCGGCCTCGCGGCGGCCGCTGCGGCCGAGGCCGTCGAGCGCGGGGCGGACGTCGAGGCCGCGGCACTCGCGGCTCGACGTGCGGGGGAGGGCGCCGCGGCGTACTTCCTGGTCGACACGCTCGACCATCTCCGGCGCGGCGGACGGCTCGGGGCCGGTGCGGCCGCCCTGGGCACGCTGCTCGGGATGCGGCCGATCCTCACGGTGCGGGACGGCCACCTCGAGGTCCTCGAGAAGGTCCGCAGCCGCGCCGGGTCGCGTGCGAGGCTCGAGGCACTGGCTGTCGACGAGGTCGCGCGGCGGGGCAGCGCCCGGGTCGCGGTCCATCACCTCGGTGACGACGACGCGGCGCGTGACCTCGCGGACCGGCTCACGCGGGCGCTCGCCGACCGGCTCGCGGCGTGGCCCGGCGAGTCGAGCGGACGGGTCCTGGTGTCGGAGGCGAGCGCGGTGATCGGTGCCCATGTCGGCCCGGGACTACTCGCTGTGGTCGTCGGAGACCGCTGAGCCGCGCGACCACCACGGGTGCGGCCCGGGTCGAAGGTGGTGGGCCCAAGAGGTGACCGGACCACAAGGCGCGGACCGCTACTGACCGTCACGGGCGGGGAGCCACCTGTCGAGGCGGCGTGTGCGGCGGTTCCTAGTCTCGAGCCCATGCCGAGCCGGACACCGCGCACGACGGACGTCGGCACGACGCGTGAACGACGTCTCCGGGCGCTTGGGACGGCCTCGACGGTCTACTCGGCGGCCTACGGCCACCCTCTCGACCACGAGGCCCTGGATGCCGTCGACCGCCGGGTCCCGCTGTTCCGCTGGACCGTCCACCCGGTGTCCGCCGTGGTCGCCGGGCTCGCGGTGCTCGCCCTCGGCGGCGGGGTCCTGGTGTGGTCCGCGCGAGCCACTCCGTCGGACGGCGTCCCGCTCGGTGTGACAGCCGCGGCGGGTGGTGCCTCGGCCGGCGGCGGGCGGGAGGGGGCCGTGGCCGGCGGCGGGCCGGAGGAGGCCGCGGCCGGCGGCGGGCCGGAGAGCACCTCGGCCGGTGCCGCCTCGTCGGGTGGGAGCGGCACGTCCGCCGGGTCCGGCGCGACCGGTGTCCCCGCGGGAACGAGCGGCACCGGCGTCGTCGTGCACGTCGTCGGTCAGGTCGTGAGTCCCGGGGTGGTCCACCTGCCGACGGGGGCCCGGGTGACCGACGCCATCGCCGCAGCGGGCGGGGCGACGGCAGCGGCCGACGTGTCCGCGGTGAACCTCGCGCGGGTGCTCGTCGACGGCGAGCAGATCCTCGTCCCGCGACCTGGCGAGGTCGTGACGCCGCCGCAGCGGGTGGCCGAGGGGGCTGCCGACGCGCTGACCGACCTCAACAGCGCGACGCTCACCGAGCTGGACGCGCTGCCCGGCATCGGCCCCGTCCTTGCCCAGCGGATCCTCGACTGGCGGGCGGCGCACGGGCGGTTCGCGGACATCGAGGAGCTGGCGGAGGTCCCCGGGATCGGGGACAGCGTCCTCGCCGGCCTGCGGGAGCGGGTGCGCGTGTGACCTCGCCGCGTCCGACCTCGCCCCGGGCGGCTCGTCACGACGTCCGGCTGGTCCCGGCGGCCCTCGGCGCGTGGGGCGCGGCGGCGGGTGCGGTGGCGCAGGGCGACCCGGCGAGTCGTTGGCTCGTTCCGGTTGGCGGTGCGCTGGCCGTCGTCGCCGTCGTCCTTCTCGTCGTCGCGCGCAGGGCGGGTGAGCGTCCGGTCGGCGCCCTCGGGCTCGTCGCACTCGTGGCGGCGTCGGCCGGTGTCGTGGCTGTGTCGGTCGGTGCGCACGATCAGGTGCGGACGGCGGGCCTGCTGAGCGACCTGGTCACCGACAGGGCGACGGTCGCGGTCACTGGTCTCGTGGTCTCCGAGCCCGCGCCGCTGCCGCGCACCTCGGGTGCCGGCGGCGGGTCGGCGCCCGAGGGGCCGCGGTACCGGCTGGTCCTTCAGGTCGACACGGTCGCCGGGCGCGGTCGTACCGGACCGGCGGCGGCCTCCGTGCTGGCGCTGGTCGACGCAGACGTCTCGACCGCGCCGCGGTACGGCGCGCGCGTGCGGGCAGCCGGCAGGCTCGTCCCGACATCGCCGGGCGACCGGGAGGTCGCGCTGCTCGTCGTGACCCGGTCGCCCGAGGTTCGCGCCCCACCCGGCCCGGTCGACTCGGTGACCGGGCTCCTGAGAGGCTCGCTCGTCGAGGCGTCGGCCGGCCTTGGCGCGGACACCGCCGGACTGCTCCC
It encodes:
- the leuS gene encoding leucine--tRNA ligase → MTAQDSTTPTHPTDTAPQSGGEVPFRYTSALAGELEQRWQDTWDARGTFFAANPSGPLTDGSGAHAKTQGRSFFVMDMFPYPSGAGLHVGHPLGYIATDVVGRFRRMQGDNVLHALGYDAFGLPAEQYAVQTGQHPRVTTEANIVTMRRQLRRLGLGHDPRRTFATTDSDYVRWTQWIFLQIFDSWYDVDAVRPDGGTGRARPIDELVAEYASGRRALPEDAPETTWDALSDVDRRRVVDAQRLAYVSDAPVNWCPGLGTVLANEEVTSDGRSERGNYPVFQRTLRQWKMRITAYADRLADDLDLIDWPEKVRSMQRNWIGRSEGARVVFDVANATETESIEVFTTRPDTLFGATFMVVAPEHPLLDAVPSAWPDGTRSTWTGGHGTPVDAVAAYRREAAAKTAVERQADAKQKTGVFTGFLARNPVNGQLIPVFTADYVLMGYGTGAIMAVPGGDDRDFAFAEAFHLPVVYTVAPPEGFEGGAYTGDGTTINSSNDEISLDGLGVDDAKRSVITWLEGRGAGTGSITYRLRDWLFSRQRYWGEPFPIVYDENDLPLALPDALLPVDLPDVPDYSPRTFAPDDANSSPEPPLGRNEDWVHVTLDLGDGPRVYRRDTNTMPNWAGSCWYYLRYLDPSDSAQVVSPELEAFWMGPDHNPTAGVAGGVDLYVGGVEHAVLHLLYARFWHKVLYDLGHVTSREPFHTLFNQGYIQAYAYADARGQYVPADEVVETTAEDGSTTYRWNGEEVQREYGKMGKSLKNVVTPDDMYDAYGADTFRVYEMSMGPLDVSRPWDTRAVVGSQRFLQRLWRNVVDEATGALVVTDDEPTLETTRLVHRTIADTTVEMEAMRVNTAIAKLIVLNNHLTSLAATPRAAVEPLVLMLAPIAPHIAEELWERLGHTESLAHHAYPVADPQYLVEDTVTCVLQVQGKVRGRLEVTPGIAEDELRALALADPAVQRALDGRDVRTVIVRAPKLVNVVPA
- a CDS encoding helix-hairpin-helix domain-containing protein; this translates as MPSRTPRTTDVGTTRERRLRALGTASTVYSAAYGHPLDHEALDAVDRRVPLFRWTVHPVSAVVAGLAVLALGGGVLVWSARATPSDGVPLGVTAAAGGASAGGGREGAVAGGGPEEAAAGGGPESTSAGAASSGGSGTSAGSGATGVPAGTSGTGVVVHVVGQVVSPGVVHLPTGARVTDAIAAAGGATAAADVSAVNLARVLVDGEQILVPRPGEVVTPPQRVAEGAADALTDLNSATLTELDALPGIGPVLAQRILDWRAAHGRFADIEELAEVPGIGDSVLAGLRERVRV
- a CDS encoding DegV family protein, whose translation is MTTGPIRVVTDSTASVPPDLAARWGLTVVPLTVRFGGTHGLEGVDLPAAALVERLRSGDPVTTSQPSPETFARVFADAADAGARAVVSVHLSGALSGTVSSAQLGAESCRVPVDVVDSRSVAMGLGLAAAAAAEAVERGADVEAAALAARRAGEGAAAYFLVDTLDHLRRGGRLGAGAAALGTLLGMRPILTVRDGHLEVLEKVRSRAGSRARLEALAVDEVARRGSARVAVHHLGDDDAARDLADRLTRALADRLAAWPGESSGRVLVSEASAVIGAHVGPGLLAVVVGDR